The following are from one region of the Halodesulfurarchaeum sp. HSR-GB genome:
- a CDS encoding diphosphomevalonate decarboxylase, which yields MKATAVAHPIQGLLKYHGFRDRERNVPAHDSISVCTAPSRTTTTVAFGHETDQVTVDGEPIDEEGADRAREVLDLVRERAGIESGARVVSENTFESNVGLGASASAYAALAKAAVDAAGLDLSRDELSGLARRGAASAARSVVGGFAHLHTATAPADAVASPIPSGFDQDLRIVIASLPERKYTSRAHTTTPESPYFEGRLAGVPETTADLRTAIRTGDFHTTFGIAERESIELLGVTMTGPDGWLYWRPETLTVLDIARSLRNEGVPVYFSADTGATAYLNTTAEHVETVREAIEAESIPTRTWRVGGGVRAATTHLF from the coding sequence ATGAAGGCCACCGCCGTCGCGCACCCGATCCAGGGCCTGTTGAAGTATCACGGGTTTCGCGATCGGGAGCGAAACGTCCCGGCTCATGACTCGATTTCGGTCTGTACGGCCCCCTCCCGGACCACGACGACCGTGGCGTTCGGCCACGAGACCGATCAGGTCACGGTCGATGGGGAGCCGATCGACGAGGAGGGGGCCGACCGGGCGCGTGAGGTGCTGGATCTGGTACGCGAGCGGGCGGGGATCGAATCCGGGGCCAGGGTGGTCTCGGAGAACACGTTCGAGTCGAACGTCGGCCTGGGGGCCTCGGCGTCGGCCTACGCGGCCCTGGCGAAAGCCGCCGTGGACGCCGCCGGGCTGGATCTCTCCCGGGACGAACTCTCCGGGCTCGCCCGCCGGGGTGCGGCCTCGGCCGCCCGGAGTGTCGTCGGTGGCTTCGCACACTTGCACACGGCGACCGCTCCGGCTGATGCCGTCGCCTCGCCGATTCCGTCGGGGTTCGACCAGGACCTGCGGATCGTGATCGCCTCGCTGCCCGAGCGGAAGTACACCTCTCGCGCGCACACCACCACCCCCGAATCGCCGTACTTCGAGGGGCGGCTGGCCGGTGTGCCCGAGACGACTGCGGACCTGCGGACGGCGATCCGAACCGGGGACTTTCACACTACCTTCGGGATCGCCGAGCGGGAGTCGATCGAACTCCTCGGGGTGACGATGACGGGCCCGGACGGCTGGCTGTACTGGCGGCCCGAGACGCTCACCGTGCTCGACATCGCTCGCTCACTGCGAAATGAGGGCGTCCCGGTGTACTTCTCGGCTGACACCGGCGCGACGGCCTATCTGAACACGACGGCCGAACACGTCGAGACCGTTCGGGAAGCGATCGAAGCTGAATCCATCCCGACCCGGACCTGGCGGGTCGGCGGTGGGGTGCGGGCCGCGACGACCCACCTCTTCTAG